One stretch of Oceanipulchritudo coccoides DNA includes these proteins:
- a CDS encoding AMP-binding protein — protein sequence MEAFARKLKTALENREFLALEDPHWPGDWKDALSGIAAQYKAEHPPAILIPTSGTTGVPKYCIHTSDTLFCSARGFAERFGKQGIVHAVNVLPGHHVGGLMPIIRSMECSGRLHYADYRNSDGFQSAPFPLEEASISLVPTQLRRMLASQRGTRVLRRFGLILVGGAACPPDLLEISRREEIRLCPCYGSTETAAMVTALDPEEFLAGQTGVGTALPHAEISIDSTGRILVRSGSIAMGYIPTNELFSRDPFPTGDLGAMNETGHLHIGGRADRVIITGGENVHPEQIEAAAVATGLIQSALCRGVPDPDWGTRVELEVVMKPEASGSMGSLRAELQERLPHYAVPKAIHPVKSLPPGKGIDAQESGS from the coding sequence GTGGAAGCGTTTGCCCGAAAGCTGAAGACCGCTCTGGAAAACCGGGAATTTCTCGCCTTGGAGGATCCTCACTGGCCCGGGGACTGGAAGGATGCCCTTTCAGGAATTGCTGCCCAATATAAAGCCGAACATCCACCCGCCATCCTGATTCCCACCAGTGGTACGACCGGGGTTCCCAAATATTGTATTCATACTTCCGATACACTTTTCTGCTCCGCACGTGGATTTGCTGAAAGATTTGGCAAGCAAGGCATTGTTCACGCGGTCAATGTCCTTCCCGGCCACCATGTGGGCGGGTTGATGCCGATAATCCGGTCGATGGAATGTTCCGGACGCCTCCATTACGCTGATTACCGTAATAGTGACGGCTTCCAGTCGGCACCGTTCCCGCTTGAGGAGGCCAGTATTTCCTTGGTTCCCACCCAACTTCGCCGCATGCTGGCCAGCCAACGCGGAACCCGGGTTTTACGGCGTTTCGGACTAATCCTCGTGGGGGGTGCGGCCTGTCCTCCCGACCTGCTTGAAATTTCCCGCAGGGAAGAAATCCGCCTGTGCCCCTGCTACGGTTCAACCGAGACTGCTGCGATGGTCACGGCCCTGGATCCGGAGGAGTTCCTCGCAGGCCAAACGGGAGTCGGGACCGCCCTTCCTCATGCGGAGATATCCATTGATTCAACAGGGCGAATCCTTGTCCGGTCTGGATCAATTGCAATGGGCTACATTCCTACGAATGAACTTTTTTCTCGGGACCCCTTTCCCACGGGAGATCTTGGAGCCATGAATGAGACAGGCCACCTTCATATCGGCGGCAGGGCCGACCGGGTCATCATTACCGGCGGGGAAAATGTCCACCCCGAACAAATTGAAGCAGCAGCTGTAGCGACTGGTTTGATACAGAGCGCGCTTTGCCGGGGCGTTCCTGACCCGGATTGGGGCACGCGTGTCGAGCTTGAGGTCGTGATGAAACCCGAGGCCAGTGGTTCCATGGGCAGCCTCAGAGCGGAGCTCCAAGAACGACTTCCCCATTACGCAGTCCCGAAAGCGATCCATCCGGTCAAAAGCCTGCCCCCGGGCAAAGGCATTGACGCGCAGGAGTCCGGTTCCTAA